In Pseudoxanthomonas sp. SE1, the genomic stretch CGAACACCCTCCACAACACTGCCCCGCCTTATGCCCGCGCGATTCATCGTCGCCGGCTTCTGCATGTTCGCCGGCCTCCTTGAGGATGGCGATCACGCGTTCGGTGGGGAGCGTGGTCATCACGACCAGACGGCCGGTGCCGGATTCCATCGTCACTTCGGCTTCGGGGTCCCAGGCGCGAAGCGCCTCGGTCATGGCCTGCTGGCGTTGCTCGGAGGATGCGGGGGCGTGGTCGGACATCGGGCTTCCTGTCGTCGTTGGTGCGCGCTTGCGCGGGTGACGGAACTGTAGGGGCTTGCCAGTCGCGCAGCCTTGACCCGAATCAAGACGACGACAGCCACCGAATCGCGGCCCGCCTGACCCATGTCAAGGCGAGCGCATGCGGGCGCGGGCAAGCTGCCTGCATGAAGATCGACATCGTGCCTCCACCCCGCCCGCGTGCCGCACCGCCGATGCCCGGCCTGTCGCCCGCGTGGCTCGCACACGCGCCGCACCGGATGATGTTCTTCGTCGGCGCCGGCAACGTGCTGCTGGCGATGCTGTGGTGGGCGCTGTGGCTGGTGGCCACGCGCTGGGGCCTGTGGACGATGCCCGAGACCGCGATCTACGCCGGCTGGCTGCATGCATTCCTGATGCAGTACCTGGTGCTGCCCAGTTTCATCTTCGGCTTCCTGCTGACCGTGTTCCCGCGCTGGATGGGCATGGCCGACTTGAAGCGCTGGCACTACGTGCCGGTGGGGCTGGGCCTGATGGGCGGACAGGTGGCGATCCTGCTCGGCGTCGCAGGCTGGCAGGCGGGACTGACCGTCGGCCTGTGGATGGCGTTGGCTGGCTGGACCGCCGCGCTGCTGACACTCGGCCGGTTGCTTGCCGACGACAGCGCGAAGACCTGGCATGCGCGCTCGTGCTTCGCCGGCCTGCTGCTGGGCTGGCTGGGGCTGGTGATGTTCGTCGCCTTCGCATTGGGCGCGTCACCGACGTGGGCCTTCGCCAGCATCAAGCTGGGCAGCTTCGGCCTGTTGCTGCCGGTGTACGTGACGGTGGCGCACCGCATGTTCCCGTTCTTCGCCGGCAACGTGGTGCCGGGCTACGTGCCGTGGCGTTCGCTGCCGTGGCTGGGCGTGGTGTGGGCGCTGCTGATGCTGCATCTCGCCCTGGAACTGATGCACGCCTATGCATGGCTGTGGCTGGCCGACGTGCCGCTGCTCGTGCTCACCGCATGGGCGGTGCATCGCTGGTGGCCTCGCGGCAGGATGCCGGGCCTGCTGGCCGTGCTGTTCATCGGCACCGCGTGGTTGCCGGTGACGTTCCTGCTGTATGTGGTGCAGAGCGTGACCTTCCTCGCAACGGATGACTTCGTGCTGGGGCGCGCTCCGATGCATGCGATGTTCATCGGGTTCTTCGGCAGCCTGCTGGTGGCGATGGTGACGCGGGTGACGCAGGGCCACTCGGGACGGCCGCTGGTGATGCCGAGCGTGGCGTGGTTCGCCTTCGTCGCGATCCAGGCGGTCGCGGTGATGCGCGTCATCGCCGACCTCGCGCCGGATGCGATGGCGTGGCAGGCGGCGGCCGCAGTGGGCTGGTTGCTCGCGCTCGCGCCGTGGGTCGGTCGCATCGGCGGCATCTACCTGCGTCCGCGCGCGGACGGGCGGCCGGGATGAGCGCCATGATGACCTTTTACCCCGACATCAAGCTGGTCCACATGGGCGCCGCGATGACCAGCGGCACGCTGTTCGCGCTGCGTGCGCTCGCCCTGCTGGCCGGCATGCACTGGCCACGCGCGGCGGCGGTGCGCTACCTGAGCTACAGCATCGACACGGTGCTGCTGACCGGCGCGATGATGCTGCTGACGATCCTCCCGTCCGGCCTGTTCGCCAATGGCTGGCTGGTGGCGAAGATCGCCTTTCTTGTCGCGTATGTCGGGCTGGGCATCGCGGCCTTCCGTCCCGCACGCGGGGCCGGTGCGCGTGCGCTGCTGGTGGGCGCGGCCGTGCTGTGCTTCCTGCAGGTCTACGGCATCGCGCGCGCGCATGACCCGTTGGGCTGGCTGCTCTGGCTGGGGAATTAAACGTCATGGACACTTCACTGGACACCTCGTTGCTGCCGGACGCCTTCGGCACCTGTGCGTGCTGCGTGCGCGAATCGCTGGATGCGGCGGGGGTACTGCTCGATTGCGCATCCAGCCGGGACGAAACGGAGGACGACGCATGGCACATGCCGTGACCCTGCTGCGACTGGATCTGCGCGACCTGGCCGCACCCGAACCGATGCAGCGCATCCTCGACTGCCTGCGCACACTGCGGCGCGGCGAGCGGCTGGTCGCGCTGACACCGCATCCACCCGTGCCCTTGCTGCCGATCCTCGATGACGAAGGCTTCGCCTACCACGTCTACGCGGGCACCACGGGCAGCGCCTGCATCGCGATCTGCCACGCAGAGGACAGGCACGCACTGGAACCGCCGCGCGCGGCATGAGCGGTCTGGCGTTCGCGCAGGCGCCTCCGTCGCTGGTGCCGATGCGTTTCCTGCAGTTCGCGCTGGCCTGGGGCCTTGTCGCCGGCCTGTGGCTGGCGTGGCAGGGCGAGGTGGCGTTGCTCTCGCGCTGGACGCCGGCCACGCTCGTGCTGGTGCACATGCTCGCGCTGGGCCTGCTCGGCAACGCGATGCTGGGCAGCCTGGTGCAGTTCCTGCCGGTGGCGGCGGGCAGTCCGCTTCCCTGCCCTCGCCTGGTGCCGTGGCTGCACGCGATGTTCAACCTCGGCGTCGTCCTGCTGCTGGCGACCCTGGCATCGCAGGCGCGTGCGTGCGCCGTGCCCGCCGGCGTGCTGCTCGGGGGATCGCTTGCGGTGTTCACGGCGCTGGCACTGGTCGCCGTCCTGCGAGGCAACGGGCAGCGCGTCGTCCGCCATGGCATCGGGCTGGCGCTGATCGCGCTGGCGATGACGACGGCGCTGGGATTGCTGCTGCTTGCTGCACGCACCGGCTGGCGTGTGCCCGCGCCGCCTGGTCTGGTGGACCTGCATGCGGTGTTCGGCACGCTGGGCTGGGTCCTGGGCCTGCTGGCCGCCGTGGGCAGCATCACACTGCCGATGCTGCAGGGCACGCATGCGGTGTCGTCCGTGGCGTCACGCGTGTGGCAGGCGAGCCTGCTGGCAACGCTCGGCATCGTGGCCGCCGCACAGGTGAACCTGCTGCCCGACGCGGCGTGGCGCGTGGCGGCATGGCCCTTCGCCGTCTTCGGCATCGCCGTGTTCGTATTGCAGGCACGCGCACCGCATCGCCGCAATCCCACGTTGCGCCGGTTCTGGCAAGCGGGCTGTGCAGCCCTGCTTGCCGCGAGCGTCACAGCCTTGTGGTCCGGCATGCCGTTGTTGCTGGTCGGTACGCTGGTCCTCGGCGTCGGCCTGCCTCTGCTGGTCGTGGGCATGGCACTGGAGATCACCGGCTTCCTGACCTGGATCGCACTGCGCCAGCGCATCCCGCGGGGCATCCGCGTACCGGGCGTGGGCAGCCTGTTCGCGGAAGCGGACAAGCGACGCGCGTTCGCCGTGCATGTCATCGCGGACTTGCTGCTGGTGATGGCCGCGCTCGTACCGGCCTTGGCCCGCACCGCCGGCTTCGCGATCGCGCTCGCCTATGCGCTGAGCCTGCACGGGCAATGGCGCTGCTGGCGGCAGGCGGCGACGTGGCGGCGCGACGATGGCTGATTCTCCGTTACTTTTCGCGCGCGGGAAGTTCTGAACGACAGACCCGTTCGTGGTGAGCTTGTCGAACCACGCTTTCCACGCGGAAGCAGGGCGACCATGGCCCGTTGATCTCTCGCAAAGAGCGCGGTTCGACAGGTTCTCCACGAACGGCATTGAGGGGCCACGACCGCCCGGCGACGATGCCCGCCGATTCCCTCGCGTCAGTAGCGCAGGTTGAGCTTCACCCAGGCGGTGCGGCCGGGTTCGTTGATGCGTACCGGATCGGCCGGATAGCCGAAGGCGCTGTTCCCGCCGAGGTTGAGGTGTTCGCTGTAGGCGCGGTCGAACAGGTTGTCGATGCCGGCGGTCAGCTGCGCGCGTTCGCTGAAGCGGTAGCCGCCATTGAGCGAGAACACTGCGAAGCCCGCGCTCGGCCCGAGATCGCGTCCGACCACGTTGCCCTGCGTGGTGCTGACGCGGTCCTGTGCCGCCACCACGCGCCACAGTGCGCCCCATGTCCACGGCCCGTGTTCGCGGCTGGCGGCCAGGCGCGCTTCCAGCGGCGGCATCTGCGGCAGTGCGATGCCGGTGTCGCGCACCTCGCCCCACGCATAGGACGCCGAACCGGAAAGCTTCCACCCCGGCGCCGG encodes the following:
- a CDS encoding DUF2249 domain-containing protein — encoded protein: MAHAVTLLRLDLRDLAAPEPMQRILDCLRTLRRGERLVALTPHPPVPLLPILDDEGFAYHVYAGTTGSACIAICHAEDRHALEPPRAA
- a CDS encoding SirB2 family protein — encoded protein: MTFYPDIKLVHMGAAMTSGTLFALRALALLAGMHWPRAAAVRYLSYSIDTVLLTGAMMLLTILPSGLFANGWLVAKIAFLVAYVGLGIAAFRPARGAGARALLVGAAVLCFLQVYGIARAHDPLGWLLWLGN
- a CDS encoding NnrS family protein, which produces MKIDIVPPPRPRAAPPMPGLSPAWLAHAPHRMMFFVGAGNVLLAMLWWALWLVATRWGLWTMPETAIYAGWLHAFLMQYLVLPSFIFGFLLTVFPRWMGMADLKRWHYVPVGLGLMGGQVAILLGVAGWQAGLTVGLWMALAGWTAALLTLGRLLADDSAKTWHARSCFAGLLLGWLGLVMFVAFALGASPTWAFASIKLGSFGLLLPVYVTVAHRMFPFFAGNVVPGYVPWRSLPWLGVVWALLMLHLALELMHAYAWLWLADVPLLVLTAWAVHRWWPRGRMPGLLAVLFIGTAWLPVTFLLYVVQSVTFLATDDFVLGRAPMHAMFIGFFGSLLVAMVTRVTQGHSGRPLVMPSVAWFAFVAIQAVAVMRVIADLAPDAMAWQAAAAVGWLLALAPWVGRIGGIYLRPRADGRPG